A stretch of the Denticeps clupeoides chromosome 6, fDenClu1.1, whole genome shotgun sequence genome encodes the following:
- the p2rx5 gene encoding P2X purinoceptor 5 — protein sequence MAAATSCPFFLSLLDYKTEKYVIAQNKKVGVLFRVFQLAVVGYLVGWVFLWKKGYQEREEALQSSVITKLKGVTLINSSESGLHLWGPEDYVIPPQGERVFFIVTNYIETPGQRLGFCPESPRVPDGVCADHADCPDGEIVAAGHGIKTGRCLNDTGTCEIHGWCPVESNYRPVEALLKKAENFTIYIKNYIRFPKFGFSKSNVLDGRNDTYLKMCTYNQLHHPYCPIFRLGDLVNWTGHSFEDLAVVGGSIGVLIEWNCDLDKDESRCGPRYSFTRLDVHAQGSVSSGYNFRFARYYKDSEGGMYRTLYKVYGIRIDIMVNGQAGKFSIIPTVVNIGSGLALMGAGVFMCDMILLYMMSKSSLYREKKFETDRKPTVPRKHREGRTSKAGRHHRKRPPAEHQKLTVVTAQN from the exons ATGGCCGCCGCCACCAGCTGCCccttcttcctctccctcctcgACTACAAGACGGAGAAGTATGTCATCGCCCAGAACAAGAAGGTCGGAGTTCTGTTCCGAGTCTTCCAGCTGGCGGTGGTCGGATACCTGGTCGG GTGGGTGTTCCTGTGGAAGAAAGGCTACCAGGAGCGAGAGGAGGCGCTGCAGAGCTCCGTCATCACTAAACTGAAAGGAGTGACCCTGATCAACAGCTCCGAATCCGGCCTCCATCTCTGGGGTCCCGAGGACTACGTGATCCCGCCTCAA GGAGAGAGAGTTTTCTTCATCGTGACAAACTACATTGAGACGCCGGGCCAGAGACTTGGCTTCTGCCCCGAG AGCCCCAGGGTGCCGGACGGGGTCTGCGCGGACCACGCGGACTGTCCAGACGGAGAAATCGTGGCCGCCGGTCACG GGATCAAGACGGGACGCTGTTTAAACGACACGGGCACGTGCGAGATACACGGCTGGTGCCCGGTCGAGAGCAACTACAGGCCCGT GGAGGCCCTGCTGAAAAAGGCCGAAAATTTCACGATCTACATCAAGAACTACATCAGGTTTCCCAAGTTCGGTTTCTCCAA GTCCAACGTCCTGGACGGCAGGAACGACACGTATCTAAAAATGTGCACGTACAACCAGCTCCACCATCCTTACTGCCCCATCTTCCGTCTGGGCGACCTCGTTAACTGGACGGGACACAGTTTTGAGGACCTGGCCGTGGTG GGAGGGTCCATCGGAGTGCTGATCGAGTGGAACTGCGACTTGGATAAAGACGAGTCGCGGTGCGGCCCCCGTTACAGCTTCACGCGCCTCGATGTCCACGCACAAGGTTCCGTCAGCTCGGGGTATAACTTCAG GTTTGCGCGTTATTATAAAGATTCTGAGGGAGGCATGTACCGGACCCTGTACAAGGTGTACGGGATACGGATCGATATCATGGTGAATGGACAG GCTGGGAAGTTCAGCATCATTCCCACGGTGGTTAATATTGGGTCTGGACTCGCCCTGATGGGAGCG GGCGTGTTCATGTGTGATATGATCCTGCTGTATATGATGAGCAAGAGCTCCCTCTACCGAGAAAAGAAGTTTGAGACGGACAG GAAACCCACCGTCCCCAGGAAGCACAGAGAGGGGAGAACGTCGAAGGCAGGCAGACATCACCGGAAAAGGCCCCCCGCAGAACATCAGAAGCTCACCGTTGTCACGGCTCAGAATTGA
- the shpk gene encoding sedoheptulokinase isoform X2, with protein MSSLPREKLRNVVCVGVSGQMHGIMLWRAMAGCEWYGADAGRMFRPKDVSQLITWQDGRCSDDFLSALPQPDSHISLATGFGCTTIFWLLRHQPAYLQQFGVAGTIHDYVVSMLCGLENCVMSVQNAAGWGYFNTVTGRWNLDILRPAAFPLHLLPEPVDAGALAGRTFSVWHGIPAGTPVGAALGDFQCSVYSCMSSRDDAVLNVSTSAQLTFAMPPDFTPGSVPDARSAVSYFPYFDGSYLAVAAALNGGNAVAAFVGMLNEWMKEFGLELSESSIYSRLIQSALQQSSTDLRVTPTILGERHDSARLGLVCNISPANLSLGHVTRALCRGILDNVAAMMPAHMLQEVGVKRIVGSGSALSRNEVLRQEVERAFPLPVVYGRDVDSAVGVAMVFNDRI; from the exons ATGTCGTCTTTGCCCAGAGAGAAGCTGCGcaatgtggtgtgtgttggcgtGTCTGGACAGATGCATGGAATCATGCTCTGGAGAGCGATGGCAG gttgtgAATGGTACGGCGCGGATGCGGGTCGCATGTTCAGGCCCAAAGATGTCAGTCAGCTGATCACGTGGCAGGATGGACGCTGCAGcgatgacttcctgtctgcgctgCCACAGCCAGACTCTCACATCAGCCTGGCCACAGGCTTCGGCTGCACCACCATTTTCTGGCTGCTGAGACACCA ACCCGCGTACCTGCAGCAGTTCGGTGTGGCCGGGACCATTCATGATTACGTGGTGTCCATGCTGTGTGGCTTGGAGAACTGTGTGATGTCTGTGCAGAACGCTGCCGGCTGGGGATACTTCAACACGGTCACTGGCCGGTGGAACCTGGACAT TTTACGGCCTGCTGCCTTCCCGCTGCATCTCCTCCCGGAGCCTGTGGACGCCGGCGCTTTGGCTGGACGCACCTTCTCCGTATGGCATGGGATCCCTGCCGGCACGCCTGTCGGTGCTGCGCTGGGGGACTTCCAGTGCAGCGTCTACTCCTGCATGAGCAGCAGGGATGATGCAG TCCTCAACGTCAGCACTTCCGCCCAGCTGACCTTCGCCATGCCACCCGACTTCACACCCGGCTCCGTGCCTGACGCCCGCTCCGCCGTCTCGTACTTCCCCTACTTTGACGGCTCCTACctggcggtggcggcggcgctgAATGGCGGCAACGCGGTGGCGGCCTTTGTTGGAATGCTGAATGAGTGGATGAAAGAGTTCG GTCTTGAGTTGAGTGAGTCCAGTATTTACAGTCGGCTAATCCAGTCGGCGCTCCAGCAGAGCAGCACTGACCTGAGGGTCACGCCCACCATCTTGGGAGAAAGGCACGACTCCGCCCGCCTCGGCCTGGTGTGCAACATTTCACCAGCCAACCTGTCGCTGGGTCACGTGACCCGGGCCCTGTGCCGCGGGATCCTCGACAACGTTGCAGCCATGATGCCCGCCCACATGCTGCAGGAGGTCGGAGTGAAGAGGATTGTGGGTAGTGGGAGTGCCCTGTCTCGTAATGAGGTTCTGAGACAGGAAGTGGAGCGGGCGTTTCCCCTGCCTGTGGTTTATGGGAGGGATGTGGACTCGGCTGTGGGCGTCGCCATGGTGTTTAATGACCGAATATGA
- the emc6 gene encoding ER membrane protein complex subunit 6: protein MATLAAKREGPQFISEVAMRGNAAVLDYCRTSVSALSGATAGILGLTGLYGFVFYFLASFLLSLLLILKAGRRWWNKCFKSRRLLFTGGLVGGLFTYVLFWTFLYGMVHVY, encoded by the coding sequence ATGGCCACGCTGGCAGCAAAGCGCGAAGGTCCCCAGTTCATCAGCGAGGTGGCGATGCGGGGCAACGCCGCGGTGCTGGACTACTGCCGGACGTCCGTCTCCGCACTGTCCGGGGCCACCGCCGGCATCCTGGGACTCACGGGACTGTACGGCTTCGTCTTCTACTTCCTCGCGTCCTTCCTCCtgtccctcctcctcatcctcaagGCGGGTCGCCGGTGGTGGAACAAGTGCTTCAAATCCCGACGGCTGCTTTTCACTGGCGGTCTGGTTGGGGGCCTTTTCACTTACGTTTTGTTCTGGACTTTCCTCTATGGAATGGTTCATGTGTACTGA
- the shpk gene encoding sedoheptulokinase isoform X1, translated as MALPVAPPRYVLGIDLGTTSVKAVLLESGSRTVAGSSAAPTGAAGSAAADPRFKEQDPVRILHTLNQCMSSLPREKLRNVVCVGVSGQMHGIMLWRAMAGCEWYGADAGRMFRPKDVSQLITWQDGRCSDDFLSALPQPDSHISLATGFGCTTIFWLLRHQPAYLQQFGVAGTIHDYVVSMLCGLENCVMSVQNAAGWGYFNTVTGRWNLDILRPAAFPLHLLPEPVDAGALAGRTFSVWHGIPAGTPVGAALGDFQCSVYSCMSSRDDAVLNVSTSAQLTFAMPPDFTPGSVPDARSAVSYFPYFDGSYLAVAAALNGGNAVAAFVGMLNEWMKEFGLELSESSIYSRLIQSALQQSSTDLRVTPTILGERHDSARLGLVCNISPANLSLGHVTRALCRGILDNVAAMMPAHMLQEVGVKRIVGSGSALSRNEVLRQEVERAFPLPVVYGRDVDSAVGVAMVFNDRI; from the exons ATGGCGCTCCCCGTCGCTCCCCCGAGGTACGTTCTGGGCATCGACCTGGGCACCACGTCGGTGAAGGCGGTGCTGCTGGAGTCCGGGAGTAGAACCGTGGCGGGCAGCAGCGCGGCGCCCACCGGGGCGGCCGGAAGCGCCGCGGCGGACCCGCGC TTCAAGGAGCAGGACCCGGTACGAATCCTCCACACCCTCAACCAGTGCATGTCGTCTTTGCCCAGAGAGAAGCTGCGcaatgtggtgtgtgttggcgtGTCTGGACAGATGCATGGAATCATGCTCTGGAGAGCGATGGCAG gttgtgAATGGTACGGCGCGGATGCGGGTCGCATGTTCAGGCCCAAAGATGTCAGTCAGCTGATCACGTGGCAGGATGGACGCTGCAGcgatgacttcctgtctgcgctgCCACAGCCAGACTCTCACATCAGCCTGGCCACAGGCTTCGGCTGCACCACCATTTTCTGGCTGCTGAGACACCA ACCCGCGTACCTGCAGCAGTTCGGTGTGGCCGGGACCATTCATGATTACGTGGTGTCCATGCTGTGTGGCTTGGAGAACTGTGTGATGTCTGTGCAGAACGCTGCCGGCTGGGGATACTTCAACACGGTCACTGGCCGGTGGAACCTGGACAT TTTACGGCCTGCTGCCTTCCCGCTGCATCTCCTCCCGGAGCCTGTGGACGCCGGCGCTTTGGCTGGACGCACCTTCTCCGTATGGCATGGGATCCCTGCCGGCACGCCTGTCGGTGCTGCGCTGGGGGACTTCCAGTGCAGCGTCTACTCCTGCATGAGCAGCAGGGATGATGCAG TCCTCAACGTCAGCACTTCCGCCCAGCTGACCTTCGCCATGCCACCCGACTTCACACCCGGCTCCGTGCCTGACGCCCGCTCCGCCGTCTCGTACTTCCCCTACTTTGACGGCTCCTACctggcggtggcggcggcgctgAATGGCGGCAACGCGGTGGCGGCCTTTGTTGGAATGCTGAATGAGTGGATGAAAGAGTTCG GTCTTGAGTTGAGTGAGTCCAGTATTTACAGTCGGCTAATCCAGTCGGCGCTCCAGCAGAGCAGCACTGACCTGAGGGTCACGCCCACCATCTTGGGAGAAAGGCACGACTCCGCCCGCCTCGGCCTGGTGTGCAACATTTCACCAGCCAACCTGTCGCTGGGTCACGTGACCCGGGCCCTGTGCCGCGGGATCCTCGACAACGTTGCAGCCATGATGCCCGCCCACATGCTGCAGGAGGTCGGAGTGAAGAGGATTGTGGGTAGTGGGAGTGCCCTGTCTCGTAATGAGGTTCTGAGACAGGAAGTGGAGCGGGCGTTTCCCCTGCCTGTGGTTTATGGGAGGGATGTGGACTCGGCTGTGGGCGTCGCCATGGTGTTTAATGACCGAATATGA